One Gemmatimonadota bacterium DNA window includes the following coding sequences:
- a CDS encoding response regulator transcription factor has translation MSGDADTGIRIVIADDHAVVREGIRRVLGQAPDLRVVGEAASGAEAIELVGSLDPDVLILDVTMPGGTGLDVTRTLRDDGRTLGILILSMHERPQYVLEAVRAGAHGYVLKDTPPQQLREAVRAVAAGREYFPTSVAGTLGQALESEAEQAEMRHRLGQLTPREMDVLLGIAAGQTNREIAEAFGISPRTVETHRESLMNKLEVRTVAGLTRLVIEAGLDGSGDAPPRP, from the coding sequence ATGAGCGGCGACGCCGACACCGGGATCCGCATCGTCATCGCGGACGACCACGCCGTGGTGCGCGAAGGCATCCGGCGCGTGCTGGGGCAGGCGCCCGACCTGCGCGTGGTGGGCGAGGCGGCCTCCGGGGCCGAGGCGATCGAGCTGGTGGGCTCGCTGGATCCCGACGTGCTCATCCTCGACGTCACCATGCCCGGAGGGACGGGGCTGGATGTGACGCGCACGCTCCGGGACGACGGCCGCACGCTCGGGATCCTCATCCTCAGCATGCACGAGCGGCCCCAGTACGTCCTGGAAGCGGTGCGGGCCGGGGCCCACGGCTACGTGCTCAAGGACACCCCGCCGCAGCAGCTCCGCGAAGCCGTGCGCGCCGTCGCGGCCGGTCGCGAGTACTTCCCCACCTCCGTGGCCGGGACGCTGGGCCAGGCCCTGGAGAGCGAGGCCGAGCAGGCCGAGATGCGGCACCGGCTGGGACAGCTCACGCCCCGGGAGATGGACGTGCTGCTCGGCATCGCCGCGGGACAGACCAACCGCGAGATCGCCGAAGCGTTCGGGATCAGCCCCCGCACCGTGGAGACGCACCGCGAGAGCCTGATGAACAAGCTGGAGGTGCGCACCGTGGCCGGCCTCACCCGCCTCGTGATCGAAGCGGGTCTCGACGGCTCGGGAGACGCTCCGCCCCGTCCGTAG
- a CDS encoding TonB-dependent receptor translates to MRILRAASRSLPLFLLLALSTRTPLDAQLRIRSDSLRGDTLVYLLKPIEVTATRTAREVFLTPAPVSVVTAATLQDRSAETVTDLFRTLPGLDVTGVGVQQPRPVIRGLRGQRILLLQDGIRLNNARRQQDFGEVPALSDVATVERVEVVRGAASVLYGTDAIGGVVNVITRRPDREGVHGLVGYRFGSASELHRTSARLSGREDRVDFSLGGSWRTAGAYEAPSGAFGDITLADDASVTGTGVDDLSLDGRLAFHPAAGHELYVRAEHYRADDAGFGLVDPELYAPGTPRIDITYPEQRFTKVTAGYSAQVGWGLADRFDLTTYAQDNERTLAFDFFQSFGFPGAGITIDTDNYTDLRTFGGRLEAKKLMGSVLLTYGADGFHDDSENTDRTVTTVAGFGPPQVEESDLSNVPNSSYRSLGAFAQAEWNLPRAVTLIGGVRAQTLKASADAAPALNLGPVERTDAAVVASLNAIVPVAERWSLVGSVGRGFRSPNLIEWFFEGPVPEAGAYQVRNPDLTAETSLSLDAGLRYQGGRAAFEVFAFRNKLFDGIRTEVTGDTIQGLAAFQPTNIDELIYRGVEASAEARVAAGFTLAGTYTHLSSEDALRPDSPTGETFSNRVTGTLRWDSPDGRFFAAYDVRHNGEQKDVDLGQNPLGEVLPAFTVQDARLGARLRLGDRTEQRITLGVANLGDRLYAESSNASFFRPEPGRNFTISLESVF, encoded by the coding sequence GTGCGCATCCTCCGAGCGGCGTCTCGCTCCCTCCCGCTTTTCCTCCTCCTCGCCCTGTCCACCCGAACCCCGCTCGACGCCCAGCTCCGCATCCGCAGTGACAGCCTGCGCGGAGATACGCTGGTCTATCTGCTGAAGCCCATCGAAGTGACCGCGACGCGCACGGCGCGCGAGGTCTTCCTCACCCCCGCCCCCGTCAGCGTGGTCACCGCCGCGACGCTGCAGGATCGCAGCGCCGAGACCGTGACCGACCTGTTCCGGACCCTTCCCGGGCTCGACGTGACAGGCGTGGGCGTGCAGCAGCCGCGGCCGGTGATCCGCGGGCTGCGCGGCCAGCGCATCCTGCTCCTGCAGGACGGGATCCGGCTCAACAACGCCCGGCGGCAGCAGGACTTCGGAGAGGTCCCCGCGCTGAGCGACGTTGCGACCGTGGAGCGCGTCGAGGTCGTGCGCGGGGCCGCCTCCGTCCTCTACGGCACCGACGCGATCGGCGGTGTCGTCAACGTCATCACGCGCCGGCCCGACCGGGAAGGCGTGCACGGCCTTGTCGGATATCGCTTCGGCTCCGCCTCCGAGCTGCATCGCACCAGCGCCCGTCTCAGCGGCCGTGAGGACCGGGTGGATTTCTCGCTCGGCGGCTCCTGGCGCACCGCGGGCGCGTACGAGGCACCCTCGGGAGCCTTCGGGGACATCACGCTGGCGGACGACGCCTCGGTGACCGGCACGGGCGTGGACGACCTCAGCCTCGATGGCCGGCTGGCGTTCCACCCGGCCGCGGGCCATGAGCTCTACGTCCGGGCCGAGCACTACCGCGCCGACGACGCCGGCTTCGGTCTGGTCGACCCCGAGCTGTACGCACCCGGCACGCCGCGGATCGACATCACATACCCGGAGCAGCGCTTCACGAAGGTGACGGCCGGCTACTCGGCGCAGGTGGGATGGGGGCTCGCCGATCGCTTCGACCTCACGACCTACGCGCAGGACAACGAGCGCACGCTCGCCTTCGACTTCTTCCAGAGCTTCGGCTTCCCCGGCGCCGGCATCACCATCGACACGGACAACTACACCGACCTGCGCACATTCGGGGGTCGACTGGAAGCCAAGAAGCTCATGGGATCGGTGCTGCTCACCTATGGAGCGGACGGGTTCCACGACGACTCGGAGAACACGGACCGCACCGTGACCACCGTGGCGGGGTTCGGTCCGCCCCAGGTCGAGGAGAGCGACCTCTCCAACGTGCCCAACTCCAGCTATCGCTCCCTGGGCGCCTTCGCGCAGGCGGAGTGGAACCTCCCCCGCGCGGTCACGCTGATCGGCGGCGTGCGCGCCCAGACGCTCAAGGCGAGCGCGGACGCGGCACCGGCCCTGAACCTCGGGCCGGTCGAGCGCACCGATGCCGCCGTGGTGGCGTCGCTCAACGCCATCGTCCCGGTGGCGGAGCGGTGGAGCCTGGTGGGCTCGGTGGGCCGGGGCTTCCGTTCGCCCAACCTCATCGAGTGGTTCTTCGAAGGGCCCGTGCCGGAGGCGGGAGCGTATCAGGTCCGCAACCCGGATCTCACGGCCGAGACCAGCCTGAGCCTCGACGCCGGGCTGCGCTACCAGGGAGGCCGGGCGGCGTTCGAGGTGTTCGCCTTCCGCAACAAGCTCTTCGACGGCATCCGCACCGAGGTGACCGGCGACACCATCCAGGGACTGGCCGCCTTCCAGCCCACCAACATCGACGAGCTGATCTATCGCGGTGTGGAGGCCTCCGCAGAGGCCCGCGTCGCTGCCGGCTTCACCCTGGCCGGGACGTACACCCACCTCTCCTCCGAGGACGCGTTGCGGCCGGACAGCCCCACCGGGGAGACGTTCTCCAACCGCGTGACGGGCACCCTGCGCTGGGATTCACCCGACGGCCGCTTCTTTGCCGCCTACGACGTGCGGCACAACGGCGAGCAGAAGGACGTGGACCTCGGCCAGAACCCGTTGGGCGAGGTCCTGCCCGCCTTCACGGTGCAGGACGCACGGCTCGGGGCCCGGCTGCGCCTGGGCGACCGCACCGAGCAGCGGATCACGCTGGGCGTGGCCAACCTCGGCGACCGGCTGTACGCCGAGTCGTCGAACGCGAGCTTCTTCCGTCCCGAGCCCGGACGGAACTTCACGATCTCGCTCGAGTCGGTGTTCTGA
- a CDS encoding SDR family NAD(P)-dependent oxidoreductase, whose amino-acid sequence MEPSAAQNRRAVLVTGAGGALGGHVCEAFAHAGWRLGLAAYDEREHAELTRTHPEAVVRTVALHEAEAARSGLTGLVDDLGGVDGLIHLVGGFAMSPATESDGDELERMLTLNLRTAVHAVRAVLPHLLARGDGFVIGIGAAPGLEGGPGMASYAAGKGALIAWLRSLRRELAPRSVRVSIVHPLGAFDTPQNRRSMPDTDPRTFIDPAEIAATILHVADRGARGALDELRVLPPA is encoded by the coding sequence GTGGAGCCGTCCGCTGCCCAGAACCGCCGCGCCGTCCTGGTCACCGGCGCGGGGGGTGCCCTCGGTGGGCACGTGTGCGAGGCGTTCGCGCACGCAGGCTGGCGGCTGGGCCTCGCCGCCTACGACGAGCGCGAGCACGCCGAGCTGACCCGCACGCACCCTGAGGCCGTGGTGCGGACCGTCGCCCTGCACGAAGCGGAAGCGGCCCGCTCCGGTCTGACCGGCCTCGTCGACGACCTGGGGGGCGTGGACGGGCTGATCCACCTGGTGGGCGGCTTCGCGATGAGCCCGGCCACCGAGAGCGACGGCGACGAGCTGGAGCGGATGCTCACGTTGAACCTGCGCACGGCCGTGCATGCCGTACGCGCCGTCCTGCCCCACCTGCTGGCGCGGGGGGACGGCTTCGTGATCGGGATCGGCGCCGCGCCCGGGCTCGAGGGTGGACCGGGCATGGCCTCCTACGCCGCCGGCAAGGGGGCGCTCATCGCCTGGCTGCGTTCGCTGCGTCGCGAGCTGGCGCCCCGGAGCGTGCGGGTGTCCATCGTCCATCCGCTGGGCGCCTTCGACACCCCGCAGAACCGCCGCTCCATGCCCGACACGGACCCGCGGACGTTCATCGATCCCGCCGAGATCGCCGCCACCATCCTGCACGTGGCCGACCGCGGCGCGCGCGGCGCCCTGGACGAGCTGCGCGTGCTCCCTCCCGCATGA